From Pleurocapsa sp. PCC 7319:
AACCAGATAGCGATCGCTTAGAGCTACAATTAAGCGTCAAAGACAGAGGCTTGGCTCTGTTGGATATCTTTTCTGGAGGAGAACTTAAGTGGATGGATGGCAAAGGAGAAATTGTCCTTGATATCTCTGGTATTCTCGAAGCCAATCAAACTTTTCCCCGGCAGCTAGTAGCTCAGGGGAAGGCTACAATTGCCAATGCCACGATTACCGCCAAAAGCTTACCCAAGAATCCATTTACTAATATCAATAGTCAAGTCTTTTTTGATCTCGATAATATTCGTGTTGATCGTTTGCGAGGGAGCTTTGGTGGAGGTGAAATTTTAGCAGCGGGTACTATTCCTTTTACTAATGGGGTAGCAGCCGATCCTCTGACAGTTAATTTGAATGATATTAGTGTTGATATTCCCAAACTTTATAATGGAGGTATTAAAGGCAAACTAAAGATTTTAGGTAAAGCAACTGAACCAAATATTTCTGGAAATCTCACTCTTTTTGACGGTACTGTTTTGTTGGATAGTGAAGCTCCTACGGGTGAGGATGAGGTAGTAAATAATAAAACGCAGGAGATTAATGCCATCAGTAGACGTAGCGGTCAAACCGATCAAGGAATCGCGGCAGTCACTCAGTACAAAAACCTGAAACTAAGATTAGGGGAAGATATTCAAATCAGCCAACCACCAATTTTTACTTTTTTGGCTACTGGAGCTTTAAATGTCAATGGAACTTTTCTACAACCTAGTCCTGAAGGGACAATCAATCTACAACGAGGTCAAGTTAATCTGTTTACTACTCAGCTAAATTTATCACGAGACTATCAAAATACGGCTCGTTTTTCTAGTAACAATCTCCTCGATCCCTTTTTAGATGTATTATTAGTTGGTTCGGCCCTAGAAACTACAGGTAGAAATATTCCCAGTGAGGTTTTGCCCACAGAAAGACCTGATGTCTCTAATATAGGAACTTTAGAAACTGTCAGAGTTTCGGCGAAAGTTAAGGGACTTACGAGCCAAATTACTAATAAAATTGAACTGACCAGTAGTCCTCCCCGTAGCCAAGCAGAAATTGTCGCCTTATTAGGGGGCGGATTCGTGGAAAACTTAGCCAATAGCAATAGTACCTTAGGATTAGCTAGTCTAGCTGGTTCAGCACTGTTTGGTAGTTTAAATTCTGAATTTAATAACGCTTTTCCTATCGGTGAATTACGTCTATTTCCGACCCAAATTATTGAAGATGAAGAAAATCCAGATGATGGTAGTCGTGATGGATTGGCAGGGGAGATTGCTTTTGACTTAATTGATAATTTTTCTTTTTCGATACTGAAAATTCTTAATGTTGATATTCCTGCTCAGTTTGGGTTACGCTATCGGCTCAATAATAATTTTGTTATTAGGGGCTCAACTAATTTTGAAAGCAAAGGTAGCAGGGCACTAATTGAATTTGAATCAAGATTTTAAGTAGTTAAGTTTAATTTTCACTCTAAAGAAAAAGTTACACTTTATACAAGTTAGCCTTGTTAATTTCAACTCTTTTAACTATCCGCTATTCTCTATCAGTTTTTGATTAACAACCTTTTTTAAATCATATTAAACGTAAGTTTTATTTTTTCACTAGTTGGTATTGCTAATCTTTTAATATTGTAATAACCATGCATAATTTAAAAACGCAATGCCTATAATAAAAATATAGTAGATATCATTAATCTGATTTTTTAACATGAACCAGAAAAGACAAGAGGTTGATCCTGGAATTGCCTATATTTTATGGGCCTGTGGTTTTTTGGGATTTTTTGGCATCCATCGTTTCTATACGGGTAAGGTAACAAGTGGTTTGCTCTACTTTTTTACCCTAGGTTTTTTTGGTATTGGTCAATTTGTTGATTTGTTTCTTATCCCTGGTATGACCAGAGAGAGAAATCTATATCTTCTATATGAAGCTACTGTTAAATCCCACGCAGAAGCTCCTAAGGTAACTTTGGTCAAAAAGGAAGATACTGACCCCATGTTAGTTTTACTTAAGGCAGCAGCAGCACAAAATAATGTTTTGTCTGTAGGACAGGCAATGCTGGCAACTGAATTACCCATAGAAAAAGTTGAAAGCTTATTACAAAATGCTCTCAAGCAAGGATTAGCTCATATAGATAACGATGAAAAAACTGGTGCAGTCAGATACTATTTTGATGTTTAAATCTAGTAGACTTGCCTTTAAGAAAAGTATAGATAATTATTACAAAAAGATCTTTTTTGCATAACTTGTAGGGTTAAAAACCAAGTAGTAAATCGAGTTTTTTCTCTAGATATCAATACGATTTATTACTTGGTTGAACTAGGATAAACTTTAGAGCTTTTTGGTAAATCACCATTAAAAGTCTCAGGGCTAGATATTTTTGAGTCTAAATATTCAGGATTTCCGCAATCAATTGTTACTGTGCTTATTCTTGATTTGAAGTTTTGTATGACTCTCTAATTTTCACCGTCTAGGGCTATTTCAACTTTACCACCATCTTGCCAATATTTTTGCCTTCAAACAGACCGATGAATGCGCTAACAGCTTGGTCAATCCCAGTCACCACTGTTTCTTTACTTTTTAGTTTACCAGCTTGGACATAACCGCCCACTTCCCGTTCAAATTCACTCTGGTGATCGAGCCAATCACTAACAATTAAGCCTTTCATCGTTAATCGTTTGGTAGTCATATTAGGAAGATTATGCGGTGCAGACGGTGGCTCGGTCGCGTTATAGCTTGCAATACTGCCACAGGCGATGATTCGACCATGCGTCCGTAAAACTGAAAGAGCAGCTTCGAGCATCTCGCCACCTACATTATCGAAGTAGACATCAATTCCATCTGGCGCAGCCGATTCTAGCTTTTCGAGGACAGAACCGCTTTTGTAATTAAAAGCTTCATCAAATCCACAGTATTCCTTAAGATATTCAATCTTTGACGATGAACCAGCAGTTCCTATAACTTTACATCCCCGTATTTTTGCCAGTTGTCCAGCTACACTTCCAACCGCCCCAGCCGCGCCCGAAATGAAAACTATGTCGTCCGCCTTGACCTCGACTAAATTTAATCCTACCCAAGCGGTCATGCCAGTTGACCCTAAAGCACCGAGGTAAATCGAAAGTGGTTGAATTTCCTGCTCGACTCGATGCAAATCCTGGGGTGCAGCGATGAAGTATTCTCGCCAACCAAAGTTAGATGTAACAATATCACCTGGTTGGAAATCTTGCGTGCGTGACTCGATCACTTCGCCTACTGCTGCACCTGTAAGGGGCTCACCTAACTCAAACGGCGGAATATAGGATTTTTCCTCATTCATACGACCGCGCATGTATGGATCGACCGACATATAAAGGTTACGCACCAGCACCTGCCGATCTTGTAGTGGCTCTAGTTCGGTTTGAACCAGGTCAAAGTTATCCTTCGTGGGCATTCCCTCGGGACGAGAGATTAACCGAATTTCCCGACTTTTGATAGCTGTCATATTTTTCTCCTGATTGATGATAATTGCAGAACACAGTGATATATATCCGTACAAAGTTACGTTAGGACAAATTTATTTGATTGCTCGTAAGTAAAGGTGCGACCCCGCGTTATGCGGAGCGGTATACCACAAGGGCACAATGTCCTTTAGGGCGACGTAAGGCGTTTACCCAGGAGCGTTATCTAGGCAAGGGAATGCGCGACCGAAGGAAGTCCTTTAGGGCACCTCCCGAAGGGTGAGTAACGAGTAACGAGTAATGAGTGTCCTAATAAAAGTTCGTATTGCTATATATTAATCATATAGAAAACGAACCAGAGTTAGCTAGTTGGCGAGAAGCCCCACATCTCTATTACGACAGCAATGAGTGTGGGATGAATCGCCAGTAATAGACTAGCTATAGGAGAATCTTGATTTTCTATATATTTTCTCAGTGTTGAAATAGTAACTCCACCACATGACGCGAGAAAGTAGCTACTATCCCAAACCACTTTCTTTTTATAGTATGTTTTCTCTAGTTCTGGTAAAAATTCTTGCCTCAGCTTACGACTAGAAATACTTTTAAGGCTATTAACCAGTTTGCTTAATTGTATTTCTGGGTGGTATTGAAAAAGCAAGTGTGCGTGGTCACTCTCTGCGTTGAACTCAACGATTTTGCCGTCAAATTTATCCAACAAAGATTCCCAGATTTCATGAAGCCTATCTATCATTGGCGCAGTCAAAACTTTACGTCTGTATTTGGTTGTTAAAACTAAATGAGCTTTTAAATCAGATACAGAACGCCCTCTTGATACAAAATCTTTCTTCATGAATAGGTGGAGATAAATATGTTAATATCAGTGTATCAGAATAAACAACTCTAATTTTGCTATACAACTACCAGTACCGACTAAGACCAACTACAGAACAAAAGCTTGTCCTTAATGACTGGCTTCGTATCTGTCGGTACTGGTACAACCGCCAACTGAGAGAAAGGTTTGATTGGTGGTCGAAGAATCGTAGCTACACTGACCGATGCCCATTAATCTGTCATTTGCCACAGTTAAAAGAAAAACCTGAATATTATGGGCAAAAAAAGCAGCTACCAATAATCAAAAAAGATTTGGTTTCTGTTGGCTGGAGTGGTGAATTGTTGGACTTCAATTCTGTTCCCTCACAGACTCTGCAAGAGGTGTGCAAACGGGTGAAACTAGCTTTCAGTCGTTTCGTATCGGGAGACAAAAACGGTAAGCGTTCGGGCAAACCAAGATTCAAAATAAGCGTACGTTTCAGATCGATGGTTATGAGCGGGGTAAAGCTTCATTCTTGTTCTGTTGGTGGTAAATGGCTGCATATTAATTTGCCAAAAATAGGTATGGTCAAGGTGCGACATCATAGACAACTGGTTGATGGTGCAACATTAAAGCAAGCTCAGGTAATCAAGAAAGTCGATGGTTGGTACATCAACCTAAGATTACAAGACGATTCTGTTCCTGATTTCCAGCCCGATATTACTCCTACTTGGGATAACTCATTGGGCATGGACGCTGTTCTTCATGAAAATGACTATTTGGCTACGAGCGAAGGCGTTAAATTACCTAGTCTTAAGTCATTTCGGAAATCTCAAGGCAAACTAGCCAAGATTCAGGCGCGTAAATCTACAAAAAAACGAGGTAGTAAATCTCGTCGTAAGCTGGCGAAGCGCGAAGCCAAGCTACATCAGCAAATAGCGAGAGCTAGAAAAGATCATGCCTACAATACTGCCCAGGCTCTCCTTAATACTGGCAAAAAAGTTTTCTTTCATGAACAACTCAATCTTGCTGGGTTGAGTCGGAGGAATAAAGTTAAAACTGATGAGACGGGTAAGTTTTTACCTAATGGACAGTCAGCTAAATCAGGACTAAATAAGTCTTGGGCTGATGCTGCCTTTGGTCAGTTTTTCAACATACTGAAGTTCAAAGCCGAGAAAGCTGGTGCTTTGGTAATACCTGTTAATCCACAATACACATCTCAATTGCTGCCGTACAAAGATGAATTTGTTTTTACCGATTGCAGCATCAGAGAATATTGGGATGAAGAATATCAACTTTTGGTAGACCGAGACATCTCGGCTGGAATAAATACCAAGAGGGTTGGACTGGATGTGTTTCCAACTTTAAAACGGCGTAAAGGGAATCCAGTAATAGTCGCATCTACTACTAATAGTACCTTGAAGCAAGTTCTCTCTGTCCTTCGGGATTTGGAGAAGCCTACATCTGTACCCGAAGGGTCAGTGTAGGTACATCACCGAAGAAAATTCGTGATTTATTTGATCGAGAAATCTATTCTCGGTTTAAATAGTCTTTAGTGGGCTTGATTGCATGAATTAATAATGATTGTCAAAGGTTGCTCGTCGATCGCTCAATTAAAACAAATTTCCATCTTTAAAGATTTAGTTTCCACCCAACTAGAAAGTCTTATTCCCTATAGTTGTGTTCGAGAATATCAATCAGATGAGATAGTAATGCAAGAAGGCGATCACATCCCGCAACAACTTCATGCTCTAATTACGGGTAGACTGGAAATCAAAAAAATTGCTGACAGTGGTAAAGAAACAGTCGTGCGACTCATTCCAGCAGGAGAACTCTTTGCCGCACCAGCTATTTTTGGCAACGGATTGTCCCCCGCAACGGTAATCTGTCAAGTAGAATCGCAAATATTAACGATCAACCGCGAAGCTTTATTAAAAGCGATCTCTCACTCACCAGAAATTAGTTTAAGAATACTAGAAGTATTTAATCAAAGACTACAACAACTCCACAATACAGTACACGGACTAATTTCTGAACGGGCAATAATGCGTTTAGTCAGATTAATTGAATATTATCGCGATCGCTATGGCACTCACACAACAAAAGAAGGAGATTGTTTGAATCTAAAATTGCCCTACTATCAAATTGCTCGCAGTATTGGTATTACCTACGAAGAATGTGTGCGTTTGTTTAAAAAATTGCCAGGAACGGTGATTTATCGAAGAGGCGGAACAATTATTATTCGAGATTGGGGAAAATTAGAAGAGGTAAGTAAAATCCGATCTAAACCTTAGCT
This genomic window contains:
- a CDS encoding Crp/Fnr family transcriptional regulator, with translation MIVKGCSSIAQLKQISIFKDLVSTQLESLIPYSCVREYQSDEIVMQEGDHIPQQLHALITGRLEIKKIADSGKETVVRLIPAGELFAAPAIFGNGLSPATVICQVESQILTINREALLKAISHSPEISLRILEVFNQRLQQLHNTVHGLISERAIMRLVRLIEYYRDRYGTHTTKEGDCLNLKLPYYQIARSIGITYEECVRLFKKLPGTVIYRRGGTIIIRDWGKLEEVSKIRSKP
- the tnpA gene encoding IS200/IS605 family transposase, producing the protein MKKDFVSRGRSVSDLKAHLVLTTKYRRKVLTAPMIDRLHEIWESLLDKFDGKIVEFNAESDHAHLLFQYHPEIQLSKLVNSLKSISSRKLRQEFLPELEKTYYKKKVVWDSSYFLASCGGVTISTLRKYIENQDSPIASLLLAIHPTLIAVVIEMWGFSPTS
- a CDS encoding TM2 domain-containing protein; this encodes MNQKRQEVDPGIAYILWACGFLGFFGIHRFYTGKVTSGLLYFFTLGFFGIGQFVDLFLIPGMTRERNLYLLYEATVKSHAEAPKVTLVKKEDTDPMLVLLKAAAAQNNVLSVGQAMLATELPIEKVESLLQNALKQGLAHIDNDEKTGAVRYYFDV
- a CDS encoding zinc-binding dehydrogenase — translated: MTAIKSREIRLISRPEGMPTKDNFDLVQTELEPLQDRQVLVRNLYMSVDPYMRGRMNEEKSYIPPFELGEPLTGAAVGEVIESRTQDFQPGDIVTSNFGWREYFIAAPQDLHRVEQEIQPLSIYLGALGSTGMTAWVGLNLVEVKADDIVFISGAAGAVGSVAGQLAKIRGCKVIGTAGSSSKIEYLKEYCGFDEAFNYKSGSVLEKLESAAPDGIDVYFDNVGGEMLEAALSVLRTHGRIIACGSIASYNATEPPSAPHNLPNMTTKRLTMKGLIVSDWLDHQSEFEREVGGYVQAGKLKSKETVVTGIDQAVSAFIGLFEGKNIGKMVVKLK
- a CDS encoding RNA-guided endonuclease TnpB family protein, with the translated sequence MLYNYQYRLRPTTEQKLVLNDWLRICRYWYNRQLRERFDWWSKNRSYTDRCPLICHLPQLKEKPEYYGQKKQLPIIKKDLVSVGWSGELLDFNSVPSQTLQEVCKRVKLAFSRFVSGDKNGKRSGKPRFKISVRFRSMVMSGVKLHSCSVGGKWLHINLPKIGMVKVRHHRQLVDGATLKQAQVIKKVDGWYINLRLQDDSVPDFQPDITPTWDNSLGMDAVLHENDYLATSEGVKLPSLKSFRKSQGKLAKIQARKSTKKRGSKSRRKLAKREAKLHQQIARARKDHAYNTAQALLNTGKKVFFHEQLNLAGLSRRNKVKTDETGKFLPNGQSAKSGLNKSWADAAFGQFFNILKFKAEKAGALVIPVNPQYTSQLLPYKDEFVFTDCSIREYWDEEYQLLVDRDISAGINTKRVGLDVFPTLKRRKGNPVIVASTTNSTLKQVLSVLRDLEKPTSVPEGSV